One part of the Luteibacter yeojuensis genome encodes these proteins:
- a CDS encoding aldose epimerase family protein: MPVSIATAWGQLPDGRPLHRWTLRNAGGAQVEISDLGATLLSWQVPDRQGRLGEVLLGHADAQQYLDSNAYMGGIVGRWANRIRGGRFRLDGIDYKVDRNDGGNHLHGGNDGFHRQRWDVEPDGEGLVLRLVSAEGEGGFPGEVRVELRLRLEDDGTLDLRYAATADAPTPLSLTAHPYFNLNDRRPDIRDHLIRIDADAFLAIDAGAIPVARQPVAGTAFDFREEAPIGSRLHWPDPQLRLVGGFDHCYVPAGTPGTAPRMVAVVSEPSSGRRLSVETDRPGLQFYSGQKLTGQPGRQGDVYGPFAGFALETQAFPDQVNGPDAEAAILRPGAVWRQHTRYRVDTV, translated from the coding sequence ATGCCCGTATCCATCGCCACCGCGTGGGGCCAGCTGCCCGACGGCCGACCGCTGCACCGCTGGACGCTGCGCAACGCGGGCGGTGCGCAGGTCGAGATCAGCGATCTCGGCGCCACCCTGCTCTCGTGGCAAGTGCCCGATCGCCAGGGCCGTCTGGGCGAAGTGCTTCTCGGGCATGCCGACGCGCAGCAATATCTCGATTCCAACGCCTACATGGGCGGCATCGTGGGCCGCTGGGCCAACCGTATCCGCGGCGGCCGCTTCCGCCTCGACGGCATCGACTACAAGGTGGATCGCAACGATGGCGGCAACCACCTGCATGGCGGCAACGACGGCTTTCACCGGCAACGCTGGGATGTGGAGCCGGACGGCGAGGGACTCGTCCTGCGGCTCGTCTCGGCCGAGGGCGAGGGCGGCTTTCCCGGCGAAGTGCGCGTGGAACTGCGCCTGCGGCTCGAGGACGACGGCACGCTGGACCTTCGGTACGCCGCGACCGCCGACGCGCCCACGCCCCTCAGTCTCACCGCGCATCCGTACTTCAACCTCAACGACCGCCGGCCGGACATCCGCGACCACCTGATCCGGATAGACGCCGACGCCTTCCTGGCCATCGACGCCGGCGCGATCCCGGTGGCGCGGCAGCCGGTCGCCGGAACGGCCTTCGATTTCCGGGAAGAGGCGCCGATCGGATCGCGGCTGCACTGGCCGGACCCGCAGCTGCGGCTGGTCGGCGGCTTCGATCACTGTTACGTCCCGGCCGGCACGCCGGGGACGGCGCCCCGGATGGTGGCCGTGGTGTCCGAACCGTCCAGCGGCCGCCGGCTCAGCGTGGAGACCGACCGGCCCGGCCTGCAGTTCTACAGTGGCCAGAAGCTCACCGGGCAGCCGGGGCGGCAGGGGGACGTCTACGGTCCGTTCGCGGGCTTCGCCCTCGAGACACAGGCCTTTCCGGACCAGGTGAACGGGCCGGACGCGGAGGCCGCGATCCTGAGGCCGGGCGCCGTTTGGCGGCAGCACACGCGCTATCGCGTCGATACTGTGTAG
- a CDS encoding ATP-binding cassette domain-containing protein, translated as MSLIQLLNVDYSVGGPLLLEQVDLSLDTGERVCIVGRNGAGKSTLLKLIAGELHPDDGEIRLQGGTRIARLTQEVPQDTEGSVFDVVADGLGELGHLLARYHHMLDAGDMDGLGDVQAEIEAHNAWDLDSRVQQVIERLELPAHTDFSELSGGMKRRVLLGQALVRDPNLLLLDEPTNHLDIEAIAWLEGFLKGFAGSIVFITHDRSFLRSLATRIVEIDRGAVTSWPGDYDNYLRRREERLHAEAQANAHFDRKLAQEEVWIRQGIKARRTRNEGRVRALKAMRRERAERREQSGNARITLATAQASGRKVIEAKHITQAYGGRTLLGDFSTTIMRGDRVGIMGPNGAGKSTLLKILLGELTPQEGEVTLGTGLDIAYFDQHRSMLDDRMNALDNVAEGREYIELNGQRKHIIGYLQDFLFSPERARAPITRLSGGERNRLLLAKLFAQPSNLLVMDEPTNDLDVETLELLEELLNEYTGTLLLVSHDRDFIDNVVTSTLVLEGDGMVGEYVGGYSDWLRQRPAAQAARPATAKTPPTPVTAAPAPAAPKKKLSFKEQRELDLLPAKLEQLEAEIAERTEAMNDPKYYQQDAATITRANEDLAKLQSELETAFARWEELEG; from the coding sequence ATGTCGCTTATCCAACTCCTCAACGTCGACTACAGCGTCGGCGGCCCGCTCCTGCTCGAACAGGTCGATCTTTCCCTGGATACCGGCGAGCGCGTCTGCATCGTCGGGCGCAACGGGGCCGGCAAGTCCACGCTGCTGAAACTCATCGCGGGCGAACTGCATCCCGACGACGGTGAGATCCGCCTGCAGGGCGGTACGCGCATCGCGCGGCTCACGCAGGAAGTGCCACAGGACACCGAGGGCAGCGTGTTCGACGTGGTCGCCGACGGCCTCGGCGAACTCGGTCACCTGCTCGCGCGCTATCACCATATGCTCGACGCGGGCGACATGGACGGTCTCGGCGATGTCCAGGCGGAAATCGAGGCCCACAACGCGTGGGACCTGGATTCGCGCGTGCAGCAGGTGATCGAGCGACTCGAACTGCCCGCCCATACCGATTTCTCCGAGTTGTCCGGCGGCATGAAGCGCCGCGTGCTTCTCGGCCAGGCGCTGGTGCGCGACCCGAACCTCCTCCTGCTCGACGAGCCGACCAACCATCTCGACATCGAGGCGATCGCCTGGCTCGAAGGCTTCCTCAAGGGCTTCGCCGGCAGCATCGTCTTCATCACGCACGACCGCAGTTTCCTTCGTTCGCTGGCCACGCGCATCGTCGAGATCGACCGCGGTGCGGTCACCAGCTGGCCCGGCGACTACGACAACTACCTGCGCCGCCGCGAGGAACGCTTGCACGCCGAGGCCCAGGCGAACGCGCATTTCGACCGCAAGCTGGCCCAGGAGGAAGTGTGGATCCGCCAGGGCATCAAGGCCCGGCGCACGCGCAACGAGGGCCGCGTGCGCGCGCTGAAGGCCATGCGCCGCGAGCGCGCCGAGCGCCGCGAGCAGTCCGGTAACGCGCGCATCACGCTGGCCACGGCGCAGGCGTCCGGGCGCAAGGTGATCGAGGCGAAGCACATCACCCAGGCCTATGGCGGACGGACGCTGCTCGGCGACTTCTCGACGACGATCATGCGCGGCGACCGGGTCGGCATCATGGGCCCGAACGGCGCGGGCAAGTCCACGTTGCTGAAGATCCTGCTCGGCGAACTCACGCCGCAGGAAGGCGAGGTCACGCTGGGCACCGGCCTCGACATCGCCTATTTCGACCAGCACCGGTCCATGCTCGACGATCGCATGAACGCGCTGGACAACGTGGCCGAGGGCCGCGAGTACATCGAGCTCAACGGCCAGCGCAAGCACATCATCGGCTACCTGCAGGACTTCCTGTTCTCGCCCGAACGCGCCCGCGCGCCGATCACGCGCCTTTCCGGCGGCGAGCGCAACCGCCTGCTGCTGGCGAAGCTGTTCGCCCAGCCGTCCAACCTGCTGGTGATGGACGAACCGACCAACGATCTCGACGTCGAAACGCTGGAGCTGCTCGAGGAGCTGCTCAACGAATACACCGGCACGCTGTTGCTGGTCTCGCACGACCGCGACTTCATCGACAACGTGGTCACCAGCACGCTGGTGCTGGAGGGCGACGGCATGGTCGGGGAATACGTGGGCGGCTACAGCGACTGGCTGCGCCAGCGCCCCGCCGCGCAGGCCGCGAGGCCGGCGACGGCGAAGACCCCTCCCACCCCGGTGACGGCGGCGCCTGCACCGGCCGCGCCGAAGAAGAAGCTGTCCTTCAAGGAACAACGCGAGCTCGACCTGCTGCCGGCGAAGCTCGAACAGTTGGAAGCCGAGATCGCGGAACGCACCGAGGCGATGAACGATCCGAAGTACTACCAGCAGGACGCCGCGACGATCACGCGGGCGAATGAGGATCTGGCGAAACTGCAATCCGAGTTGGAGACGGCTTTCGCACGATGGGAAGAGCTGGAAGGCTGA